In Rhodothermales bacterium, the DNA window GACGACGCCGTGCTCGACGCGATGCTGCCGTACCTCCGCGAGCACTACGGGAATGCGTCGTCGGTCCACGCGCTCGGGCGGCGGGCGCGGTTCGCGGTGGAGGACGCCCGCGAGCGCGTCGCGGCGCTCCTCGGCGCGGAGCCGGGCGAGATTGTCTTTACGAGCGGCGGGACGGAGGCGGACAACGCGGCACTGCGCGGTGTGCTCACAAGTCCGGACCGGCGCGGCCCCGGCCTCGTTACGTCCGCCGTCGAGCACGAGGCGGTCCTCCGACCGGCCGAAGCGCTCGAAGTCGCCGGGCATCCGGTCACGATCCTCACGCCGCAGCCGTCGGGCGCAGTGACGGCCGCGCAGGTCGCCGATGCGATCACGGACGCCACCGGCCTCGTCTCGCTCATGGCGGTCAACAACGAGCTCGGCACGCGGAACCCGATTCGGGACATTGCCGCCGTTTGCCACGCGCACGGCGTGGCGTTCCACACCGACGCCGTGCAGGCCGCCGGGCTCTACGATCTCGACGTGAACGAACTCGGCGTGGACCTCCTCTCGCTCTCGGCGCACAAGGTGTACGGACCGAAAGGCGCCGGCGTGCTCTACGTCCGCGCGGGCACGCCGTTCGCTCCGCTGATGCTCGGCGGGTCGCAGGAGCGAAAGCGGCGCGGGGGGACGGAGAACGTCGCCGCCGTCGTCGGCCTCGCCGCGGCATTCGAGCGGGCGCAGGCATCGGCCGAGGCCGAGCGGACCCGGCTGCGCGGGCTCCAGACCCGGCTCGCCGATGCGATCCGCGCGCGCTTTCCCGACGTCCGGTTCAACACGCCGCTCGCCGACGAGG includes these proteins:
- a CDS encoding cysteine desulfurase family protein → MPSVYLDHAATTPLDDAVLDAMLPYLREHYGNASSVHALGRRARFAVEDARERVAALLGAEPGEIVFTSGGTEADNAALRGVLTSPDRRGPGLVTSAVEHEAVLRPAEALEVAGHPVTILTPQPSGAVTAAQVADAITDATGLVSLMAVNNELGTRNPIRDIAAVCHAHGVAFHTDAVQAAGLYDLDVNELGVDLLSLSAHKVYGPKGAGVLYVRAGTPFAPLMLGGSQERKRRGGTENVAAVVGLAAAFERAQASAEAERTRLRGLQTRLADAIRARFPDVRFNTPLADEADTAPHILNVSFSPTEGRVVDGEMLLLGLDLAGVHASSGSACTSGAVEPSHVLRALDVPRATANATVRLSLGRSTTEADVDFAADQLAVVVGRMGGAG